From the genome of Thermoflexus sp.:
CAGGATTCATACAGGGCCAGGTTCCCCCGCACCCACGCCTTGCTCAGCTGATCAGCAGCCAGCGTGGAAAAGGCGACAGCGCCTATGATCCAGCGGCGTCCCATAGCCAGCGCCTCCACCGATTGAGGTCGTGTCCCCGCATTTCACAAGCCCTATCGGAAGGCCTCGCCAGATCCGCGCTCCCGTTTGGATTGACAGTCCAGACAGAGGGCCGCGAAAGGGATGGCCTTCAGGCGGGCGATATCGATCGGCCGGCCACATGCCTGGCAGATCCCATATGTGCCCTCCTCCATCCGCTGGATCGCTGCTTCCACTTCCTGAAGGCGGATTTCCAGATGGCGGCGTAACGCAGCCCGGGTCGTTTGATCCAGCACATCTGTAGCGTCATCGGCCATGTGATCATGGTAACCGATCCCCTCCGGCGCGCGGGCATCCAGTCGGGCCAGCTCTTCTTTTAATCGAACCCGCTCTTCCTCGAGCACCCGGCGGAACCGATCAAATGGAACGGCCATCGCCCGCCTCCTCTCTGGCGGAACTTCAGACAACGCCGGAGCTGGCCTGCATTCAGGCGCCTGTCCATGCTCTCCCATTCGAGCCGCCCAGTGTATTCCTTAAATATATAACTCGACATATAACTCGACAGGGCGTTGCCTTGAGGCCAGCAGCTCCCATTCAGATTGTAAAACGTGGTGAAGGTCTTGTCATCTGAAATCTGAACCGGATAGTTGAAGAGCCAGGACCCAGCACGGACATGGACTTACGCCCTGAGGCGCCCATTCCGGGAGGCGGGATGACCTTCCCCAGGCCCCCTGGACCTTCAGGAGGCCGGAGGGCCGACAGCGCTCCTCTGTTGTGAAAAAGATTTAACCCATCTTTCGGGAAACCCGAAAGAACGCTTCACCTCTCTCGCAGGAAGTTTCATTAAGATGAGGGTGAACCTGAGCCGAGGGAGGATCGCATGGAGACCATTATGGAGATAGACGAGCGGCTTCAACGGCTCCGGGAGGAGCTCACCCGTCTGGTCCGGGAAGGGGAAGACGAGGAGGGGATCCGTCTCCGGGGCCTGCTGGCGGAGATGGAACGCCTGGAGGCGCTGCGTCGGGAATGGCGGGCTTGGCGCATGGCGGCGTGACGCCAGGCTTCACCGCCCGTGCGCTCGGGGAGGCGATCCCCAGAGTGCATACGCGGATCCTTCGAAAGCCTGCGCTGTGAATCAACAGGCTGGAAGGCTGAGAGATGCCATGTGAGGTACGGGACAGGAGGGCAATCATGCCAGTGCAAATCGCGGATGAGGGTTCAGAGTGCCTGAGCTTCTGGAGCGCGCTGCGTCGTTCCGCGGAGGGCCTGTATCCCGGTTATGCGGAGCTGGCGGATCTGCGATTCGCCCTGGATGAGGGCTGGATCATCGAGCCGCCTGTTTACGTTTATCGAGAGGAGGGGTGGCGGCCTTACTGCCATATCCTTCTGCGGCGAGCAGAGCGTCAGGTATTGCTCAGCCTTCCGGAGAGCGATGTCCTTCGTCGGTTCCTGGAGGAACAGCGCGTCCCCCTGGAGCTTCGCTCGATCAGCGTCCGGGCGAAGCGGTCGGCGCGGGCCCGGAGGGCCGGATAGAAGTCTCTGGTCGTTTCTCCGTCTCAGGCCGCTCTCGGGTGGCCTGAGGCGGGAAAACGAAGGGGGAAAGCCTCGTTTTCCCGAGGAACCCAATCCTGGACAGGAGGAGGAAGGTCATGAATCTGCGTTCTGCCCTCGCTGCGTGGATGTTCGGGTTCGCGCTGGTCACGGCGGCGTGCCAGCCCGCCGCCACGCCAACG
Proteins encoded in this window:
- a CDS encoding TraR/DksA family transcriptional regulator, which codes for MAVPFDRFRRVLEEERVRLKEELARLDARAPEGIGYHDHMADDATDVLDQTTRAALRRHLEIRLQEVEAAIQRMEEGTYGICQACGRPIDIARLKAIPFAALCLDCQSKRERGSGEAFR